One segment of Agrococcus sp. ProA11 DNA contains the following:
- a CDS encoding DEAD/DEAH box helicase, whose protein sequence is MTDTERTPAPETDGERITFASLGLPPGIMRALDDVGYETPSAIQAETIPLLLSGRDLIGLAQTGTGKTAAFALPVLSAIDVAQRSPQALVLTPTRELAVQVCEAFERYAAHLGGVHVLPIYGGQGYGVQLSALRRGVHVVVGTPGRIMDHLAKGTLDLSGLTHVVLDEADEMLRMGFAEDVDQILKSTPAEKQVALFSATMPRQIRAISQQHLREPAEVTVRAGATSSPSITQRALMVSYQQKLEALTRVLEVEPFEGAIVFTRTRNETETVAERLRARGYAAAAISGDVAQPQREKTIDQLRSGDLDVLVATDVAARGLDVERISHVINYDLPIDIESYTHRIGRTGRAGRTGDAISFVTARERRMLSAIEKATRATVEIMPMPSADEVNSTRLTRFDDAITAALTQTDRIERFREIVAHYVEHHDVPQEDVAAALAVVAQGDTPLLLDERADRALQASRTERPQRAEPSGRADAGERRPRRGPSDATTYRLAVGSRKGVEPRQIVGALANEGGLGRDDFGRIQIRWDFTLVELPELDRSQLERLSKTRIVGVPIDIRVDTGRSERGGRDDRRERNDRPARKPRQDRER, encoded by the coding sequence ATGACCGACACCGAGCGCACCCCCGCCCCCGAGACCGATGGCGAGCGCATCACCTTCGCGAGCCTCGGCCTGCCCCCCGGCATCATGCGGGCGCTCGATGACGTCGGCTACGAGACGCCCTCGGCGATCCAGGCCGAGACGATCCCGCTGCTGCTCTCTGGGCGTGACCTGATCGGGCTGGCGCAGACCGGCACCGGCAAGACCGCCGCCTTCGCCCTGCCCGTGCTCTCGGCGATCGATGTCGCGCAGCGCAGCCCGCAGGCGCTCGTGCTCACGCCGACGCGCGAGCTGGCCGTGCAGGTCTGTGAGGCGTTCGAGCGCTACGCGGCGCACCTCGGCGGCGTGCACGTACTGCCGATCTACGGCGGCCAGGGGTACGGCGTGCAGCTCTCGGCGCTCCGCCGCGGCGTGCACGTCGTCGTCGGCACGCCCGGCCGCATCATGGACCACCTCGCCAAGGGCACGCTCGATCTCTCCGGCCTCACGCACGTGGTGCTGGACGAGGCCGACGAGATGCTGCGGATGGGCTTCGCCGAGGACGTCGACCAGATCCTGAAGTCCACGCCCGCCGAGAAGCAGGTCGCCCTGTTCTCTGCCACCATGCCCCGACAGATCCGCGCGATCTCGCAGCAGCACCTGCGCGAGCCCGCCGAGGTCACCGTGCGCGCCGGTGCGACCAGCTCGCCGAGCATCACGCAGCGAGCCCTCATGGTCTCGTACCAGCAGAAGCTCGAGGCGCTCACGCGCGTGCTCGAGGTGGAGCCCTTCGAGGGCGCCATCGTCTTCACCCGCACGCGCAACGAGACCGAGACCGTGGCGGAGCGGCTGCGGGCGCGCGGCTACGCCGCCGCGGCGATCTCCGGCGATGTGGCGCAGCCGCAGCGCGAGAAGACGATCGACCAGCTGCGCTCCGGCGATCTCGACGTGCTCGTGGCGACGGATGTCGCAGCCCGCGGCCTCGACGTCGAGCGCATCAGCCACGTCATCAACTACGACCTCCCGATCGACATCGAGTCGTACACGCACCGCATCGGCCGCACCGGCCGCGCGGGCCGCACCGGCGACGCGATCAGCTTCGTCACCGCGCGCGAGCGGCGGATGCTCAGCGCGATCGAGAAGGCGACGCGCGCGACCGTCGAGATCATGCCGATGCCGAGCGCCGACGAGGTGAACTCGACGCGCCTGACGCGCTTCGACGACGCGATCACCGCCGCGCTCACGCAGACCGACCGCATCGAGCGCTTCCGCGAGATCGTCGCGCATTACGTCGAGCACCACGATGTGCCGCAGGAGGACGTGGCCGCCGCGCTGGCCGTGGTCGCTCAGGGCGACACTCCCCTGCTGCTCGACGAGCGGGCCGACCGCGCACTGCAGGCATCCCGCACCGAGCGGCCGCAGCGGGCCGAGCCGTCGGGTCGCGCCGATGCGGGCGAGCGGCGTCCGCGCCGCGGGCCGTCCGACGCCACCACCTACCGGCTCGCGGTCGGCAGCCGCAAGGGCGTCGAGCCGCGCCAGATCGTCGGGGCGCTCGCCAACGAGGGCGGTCTGGGCCGCGATGACTTCGGTCGCATCCAGATCCGATGGGACTTCACGCTCGTCGAGCTTCCGGAGCTCGACCGCTCGCAGCTCGAGCGGCTGTCGAAGACCCGCATCGTGGGCGTGCCGATCGACATCCGCGTGGACACCGGCAGGAGCGAGCGGGGCGGTCGCGACGACCGACGCGAGCGGAACGATCGGCCGGCGCGGAAGCCGCGCCAGGATCGAGAGCGCTAG
- a CDS encoding isocitrate lyase/phosphoenolpyruvate mutase family protein gives MTALATRATELLRMHDDLVVLPTVWDPWSARAVVAAGFRALSVGSHPLATARGEEDGERMRLEDVLAEIARITAAVDVPVSADLESGYDTPAAELIERLLAAGAVGLNIEDTVHSEQRMREPQEHADYIAGLREAADAAGVDVVINARTDAFLSPRLHDAERLEQAILRMELAERAGARSLYPVRPPSAEALGAILERVTLPVNVTAHPVQGSVVGDLAAIRASGARRVTFGPRLQQALTDTVGDLVRPWR, from the coding sequence ATGACTGCACTCGCCACCAGGGCCACCGAGCTCCTCCGCATGCACGACGATCTCGTGGTCCTCCCCACCGTGTGGGACCCGTGGTCGGCTCGGGCCGTGGTCGCGGCGGGCTTCCGCGCGCTCTCGGTCGGGAGCCATCCGCTCGCCACGGCGCGTGGCGAGGAGGACGGCGAGCGCATGCGCCTCGAGGATGTGCTGGCGGAGATCGCGCGCATCACGGCCGCAGTCGACGTGCCGGTCAGCGCCGACCTCGAATCCGGCTACGACACGCCTGCCGCAGAGCTCATCGAACGCCTGCTGGCCGCCGGCGCGGTCGGGCTCAACATCGAGGACACCGTGCACAGCGAGCAGCGGATGCGCGAGCCGCAGGAGCACGCCGACTACATCGCCGGGCTGCGCGAGGCGGCCGACGCGGCCGGCGTCGATGTGGTGATCAACGCGCGCACGGACGCCTTCCTGTCTCCGCGGCTCCACGACGCGGAACGGCTCGAGCAGGCGATCCTGCGCATGGAGCTCGCGGAGCGGGCGGGCGCACGCTCGCTCTACCCCGTGCGGCCGCCGAGCGCCGAGGCACTCGGGGCGATCCTGGAGCGCGTGACCCTGCCCGTGAACGTCACCGCGCATCCGGTGCAGGGGAGCGTGGTGGGGGATCTCGCGGCCATCCGAGCCAGCGGCGCGCGCCGCGTCACGTTCGGTCCGCGACTGCAGCAGGCGCTGACCGACACCGTCGGCGACCTCGTGCGGCCGTGGCGGTGA
- a CDS encoding ABC-F family ATP-binding cassette domain-containing protein, whose protein sequence is MIAVSGFDLSIGPRTLMSDVSFRISAGDKIGLVGRNGAGKTTMTKVLAGISDDRDGHTFAGTIERSGEIGYLPQDPRSGDPKQTARRRILDARGLGEIVEGMRLATEQMGETGTVADAAMRRYGQLEDRFLALGGYAAEAEGAAIASNLQLPDRILDQPLETLSGGQRRRIELARILFSGADTMLLDEPTNHLDADSVVWLREFLKGYAGGLLIISHDVQLVEETVNRVFYLDANRQVIDIYNMSWKLYLRQREADAERRKRERANVEKQASQLELQAAKMGAKATKAVASKQMAKRAERMRAGLDDERAVDKVAKLRFPKPAPVGKTPVLARDLSKSYGSLEIFTAVDLAVDRGSRVVILGLNGAGKTTLLRILAGVSESDTGEIERGHGLRVGYYAQEHETLDVERSVLQNMLSASPDITSTEARRVLGSFLFTGDDADKPARVLSGGEKTRLSLAMLVVSSANLLLLDEPTNNLDPASREEILGALGAYEGAVVLVSHDEGAVEALDPERVLIMPDGTEDLWSPEYLDLIGLA, encoded by the coding sequence ATGATCGCAGTGTCCGGCTTCGACCTCTCGATCGGCCCCCGCACGCTGATGAGCGATGTCTCCTTCCGCATCTCCGCCGGCGACAAGATCGGCCTCGTGGGCCGCAACGGTGCGGGCAAGACCACCATGACGAAGGTGCTGGCCGGCATCAGCGACGACCGCGATGGCCACACCTTCGCCGGCACCATCGAGCGCAGCGGCGAGATCGGCTACCTGCCGCAGGATCCCCGCTCCGGCGACCCGAAGCAGACCGCGCGTCGCCGGATCCTCGATGCGCGCGGCCTGGGTGAGATCGTCGAAGGCATGCGGCTCGCGACCGAGCAGATGGGCGAGACGGGCACGGTCGCCGACGCGGCCATGCGCCGCTACGGGCAGCTGGAGGATCGCTTCCTCGCGCTCGGCGGCTACGCGGCCGAGGCCGAGGGTGCGGCGATCGCGTCGAACCTGCAGCTGCCGGACCGCATCCTGGACCAGCCGCTCGAGACGCTCTCCGGCGGCCAGCGCCGCCGCATCGAGCTCGCGCGCATCCTCTTCTCGGGCGCCGACACGATGCTGCTCGACGAGCCCACCAACCACCTCGACGCCGATTCGGTGGTGTGGCTGCGCGAGTTCCTGAAGGGCTACGCCGGCGGCCTGCTGATCATCAGCCACGACGTCCAGCTCGTCGAGGAGACGGTGAACCGCGTCTTCTACCTGGACGCGAACCGCCAGGTGATCGACATCTACAACATGTCGTGGAAGCTCTACCTGCGGCAGCGCGAGGCCGACGCCGAGCGGCGCAAGCGCGAGCGCGCGAACGTCGAGAAGCAGGCGTCGCAGCTCGAGCTGCAGGCCGCGAAGATGGGCGCGAAGGCCACCAAGGCCGTCGCCTCGAAGCAGATGGCCAAGCGTGCGGAGCGGATGCGCGCCGGCCTCGACGACGAGCGTGCCGTCGACAAGGTGGCGAAGCTGCGCTTCCCGAAGCCGGCGCCGGTGGGGAAGACCCCCGTCCTGGCTCGCGACCTGTCGAAGTCGTACGGCTCGCTCGAGATCTTCACGGCGGTCGATCTGGCCGTCGACCGCGGATCGCGCGTGGTGATCCTGGGCCTCAACGGCGCGGGGAAGACGACGCTGCTGCGCATCCTCGCGGGCGTCTCGGAGAGCGACACCGGTGAGATCGAGCGCGGTCACGGCCTGCGTGTGGGCTACTACGCGCAGGAGCACGAGACGCTCGACGTGGAGCGCTCGGTGCTGCAGAACATGCTGAGCGCGTCGCCCGACATCACCTCGACCGAGGCGCGCCGAGTGCTGGGATCGTTCCTGTTCACCGGCGACGACGCCGACAAGCCGGCGCGCGTGCTCTCCGGCGGCGAGAAGACGCGCCTGTCGCTCGCGATGCTCGTCGTCTCGAGCGCCAACCTGCTGCTGCTCGACGAGCCGACGAACAACCTCGACCCGGCCAGCCGCGAGGAGATCCTCGGCGCGCTCGGCGCCTACGAGGGAGCCGTCGTGCTGGTCAGCCACGACGAGGGCGCGGTCGAGGCGCTCGACCCCGAGCGCGTGCTGATCATGCCCGACGGCACCGAGGATCTCTGGAGCCCGGAGTACCTCGACCTCATCGGCCTGGCCTAG
- the pnuC gene encoding nicotinamide riboside transporter PnuC — MDLLDWIVALYTATIPVGGDQELLLREVVGNAFGLASALGGMLRRVWAWPVGIVGNLLLLTVFLGTLLDPAHELPALLGQAGRQVMFIAVAIYGWIRWRQARGAGGQIVPRWASWRQRGALVATLIVGTVAITPLFRMLGSYEPVWADAWTFVGSLLATYGMARGWTEFWLIWIAVDLVGVPLLLSAGYWATAVMYAFYGVFTLVGFIVWSRARKKPAVQTLMPDPRVGSGDERR; from the coding sequence ATGGATCTCCTCGACTGGATCGTCGCGCTCTACACCGCGACGATCCCGGTCGGCGGCGATCAGGAGCTGCTGCTGCGCGAGGTCGTCGGCAACGCCTTCGGCCTCGCGAGCGCGCTCGGCGGCATGCTGCGGCGCGTCTGGGCCTGGCCCGTCGGCATCGTCGGCAATCTGCTGCTGCTGACGGTCTTCCTCGGCACGCTGCTCGACCCGGCGCACGAGCTGCCCGCGCTGCTCGGGCAGGCGGGGCGTCAGGTGATGTTCATCGCCGTGGCGATCTACGGCTGGATCCGCTGGCGCCAGGCGCGCGGTGCCGGCGGGCAGATCGTGCCGCGCTGGGCCTCCTGGCGGCAGCGCGGCGCGCTCGTCGCCACGCTCATCGTCGGCACCGTCGCGATCACCCCGCTGTTCCGGATGCTCGGCTCCTACGAGCCGGTGTGGGCGGATGCGTGGACGTTCGTCGGATCGCTGCTCGCCACCTACGGCATGGCCAGGGGCTGGACGGAGTTCTGGCTCATCTGGATCGCCGTCGACCTGGTCGGTGTGCCGCTGCTGCTGAGCGCCGGCTACTGGGCGACCGCGGTGATGTACGCCTTCTACGGCGTCTTCACGCTCGTCGGCTTCATCGTCTGGTCGCGTGCGAGGAAGAAGCCGGCGGTGCAGACGCTCATGCCCGACCCGCGCGTCGGGTCGGGCGACGAGCGCCGCTAG
- a CDS encoding biotin transporter BioY encodes MTAAAVPLSRRTVLADALVGQRTLVKDLLLVVAGITVVAALAQVEIPMWPVPITGQTLGVMLVAASLGFRRGVAALGGYLLLGLAGAPIFAGFTGSIAAIGKPSFGFIIGFVATAAVVGWLAERRWDRRPLLAIALFGLASLIPFAFGIPYMALVLAALGTPVDFAGAMALGFVPFIVGGLVKWAIAAAALPAAWAGVRALDRAAD; translated from the coding sequence ATGACTGCTGCCGCTGTGCCTCTCTCCCGCCGCACCGTGCTCGCCGACGCGCTCGTCGGCCAGCGAACCCTCGTCAAGGATCTGCTGCTCGTCGTCGCCGGCATCACGGTCGTCGCGGCGCTCGCGCAGGTCGAGATCCCGATGTGGCCCGTGCCCATCACGGGGCAGACGCTCGGCGTCATGCTCGTCGCCGCGAGCCTCGGCTTCCGGCGCGGCGTTGCGGCGCTGGGCGGCTACCTGCTGCTCGGTCTCGCCGGCGCACCGATCTTCGCCGGCTTCACCGGCAGCATCGCCGCGATCGGCAAGCCCAGCTTCGGCTTCATCATCGGCTTCGTCGCCACCGCGGCGGTCGTCGGCTGGCTGGCCGAGCGCCGCTGGGACCGCCGTCCGCTGCTCGCGATCGCGCTGTTCGGCCTGGCGAGCCTCATCCCCTTCGCCTTCGGCATCCCCTACATGGCCCTCGTGCTGGCGGCGCTGGGCACGCCCGTCGACTTCGCCGGCGCGATGGCCCTCGGCTTCGTGCCGTTCATCGTCGGCGGACTCGTGAAGTGGGCGATCGCGGCAGCCGCGCTGCCCGCTGCCTGGGCGGGCGTGCGCGCGCTCGACCGCGCGGCCGACTAG